In Streptomyces sp. NBC_00483, a single window of DNA contains:
- a CDS encoding MFS transporter produces MSSATSIAPSTVRSSAPTKDRTSSEPTTTDPALVKRAVKAAALGNAMEWFDFGVYGYLTATLGHVFFPAASSTAQVLSTLGTFAAAFLVRPIGGAFFGPLGDRIGRQRVLAITMIMMSAGTFAIGLIPSHGAIGIWAPVLLIVARMVQGFSAGGEYGGACTFIAEYAPDKRRGFFGSFLELGTNAGYVAGAALATVLTTTMATDDLYSWGWRIPFLVAGPIGLVGLYVRMKLEETPAFKKLADEAEAKEKSRPKPKLKEMFVGNAKPMFLCIALVLVFNVTDYMLLSYMPTFLSEELSYDATHGTLILIGVMLLMMVVQLPMGIANDRFGHRWVIGIGCAGFLALSVPALLLIQQGSTWAIALGLAALGLLLVSFTSSMPSTLPALFDTKVRYGSLAVSFNLSVSIFGGTTPLVVASLIAATGNLMIPAYYMMAAAVIGGIAVWRMKESAGKPLPGSPPAV; encoded by the coding sequence GTGTCCAGCGCCACTTCCATCGCCCCCAGTACCGTCCGGTCCTCCGCCCCCACGAAGGACCGCACCTCATCCGAGCCCACCACCACCGACCCCGCGCTGGTCAAGCGCGCGGTCAAGGCGGCAGCCCTCGGCAACGCGATGGAGTGGTTCGACTTCGGCGTCTACGGCTACCTGACCGCGACGCTCGGGCACGTCTTCTTCCCCGCGGCATCGAGCACGGCACAGGTCCTGTCCACGCTCGGCACCTTCGCCGCCGCCTTCCTCGTGCGCCCCATCGGCGGCGCCTTCTTCGGCCCGCTCGGCGACCGCATCGGCCGTCAGCGCGTCCTCGCCATCACCATGATCATGATGTCGGCGGGCACCTTCGCGATCGGCCTGATCCCGTCGCACGGCGCCATCGGCATCTGGGCCCCGGTGCTGCTGATCGTGGCCCGCATGGTGCAGGGCTTCTCGGCCGGTGGTGAGTACGGCGGTGCCTGCACGTTCATCGCCGAGTACGCACCCGACAAGCGCCGCGGCTTCTTCGGCTCGTTCCTCGAGCTCGGCACGAACGCCGGTTACGTCGCCGGTGCCGCGCTCGCGACGGTGCTCACGACGACGATGGCCACCGACGACCTCTACAGCTGGGGCTGGCGCATCCCGTTCCTGGTCGCGGGCCCGATCGGCCTGGTCGGCCTCTACGTCCGGATGAAGCTCGAGGAGACCCCGGCGTTCAAGAAGCTGGCGGACGAGGCCGAGGCGAAGGAGAAGTCCCGCCCGAAGCCGAAGCTGAAGGAGATGTTCGTCGGCAACGCGAAGCCGATGTTCCTGTGCATCGCGCTGGTCCTGGTCTTCAACGTGACCGACTACATGCTGCTCTCCTACATGCCGACGTTCCTCAGCGAGGAGCTCAGCTACGACGCCACGCACGGCACGCTGATCCTGATCGGCGTGATGCTGCTGATGATGGTCGTGCAGCTCCCGATGGGTATCGCCAACGACCGCTTCGGCCACCGCTGGGTGATCGGCATCGGCTGCGCGGGCTTCCTGGCGCTCTCCGTCCCCGCGCTGCTGCTGATCCAGCAGGGCTCGACGTGGGCGATCGCGCTCGGCCTCGCCGCGCTCGGCCTGCTGCTCGTCTCCTTCACGTCGTCGATGCCCTCGACGCTGCCGGCTCTGTTCGACACGAAGGTCCGCTACGGCTCCCTGGCCGTCAGCTTCAACCTGTCCGTCTCGATCTTCGGTGGTACGACGCCGCTGGTCGTGGCCTCCCTCATCGCGGCCACGGGCAACCTGATGATCCCGGCGTACTACATGATGGCCGCGGCCGTCATCGGCGGTATCGCGGTGTGGCGCATGAAGGAGTCCGCGGGCAAGCCGCTGCCGGGCTCGCCGCCGGCGGTGTGA
- a CDS encoding GNAT family N-acetyltransferase, which translates to MNTMSWTVTPEPYDSPAAAALWRAYYTEVSDRWYLLHKGHATDPVELERGVAAASGSELAPPHGQLLLARYAGEPAGTAGVRVVDAVTAELTRVYVREELRGKGGAALLVAAAEDAARALGAAAIRLDTRSDLVEARSLYARLGYEETAPHNDDIYAEHWFRKSLASPPRPHAAAPRPSRTSPC; encoded by the coding sequence ATGAACACCATGTCGTGGACTGTCACCCCGGAGCCGTACGACTCCCCCGCAGCGGCCGCGCTCTGGCGCGCGTACTACACGGAGGTGAGCGACCGCTGGTATCTGCTGCACAAGGGACACGCGACGGATCCGGTCGAGCTGGAGCGGGGGGTCGCCGCCGCGTCCGGCAGCGAACTCGCGCCGCCGCATGGGCAGTTGTTGCTCGCGCGGTACGCGGGTGAGCCCGCGGGGACGGCAGGCGTACGGGTGGTGGACGCGGTCACGGCCGAGCTCACGCGCGTCTACGTACGCGAGGAGCTGCGCGGCAAGGGCGGCGCCGCGCTCCTGGTGGCCGCCGCCGAGGACGCGGCCCGCGCGCTCGGCGCCGCCGCGATCCGCCTCGACACCCGCAGCGACCTGGTGGAGGCCCGGTCCCTGTACGCGCGGCTCGGCTACGAGGAGACGGCGCCGCACAACGACGACATCTACGCCGAGCACTGGTTCAGGAAGTCGCTGGCGTCGCCCCCGCGCCCGCATGCGGCCGCTCCCCGTCCGAGCCGCACATCTCCATGTTGA
- a CDS encoding MDR family MFS transporter: MSSQDVDTVGPGDSGRGAPAAPKENAKSGGVLVSIGALLLGMLLASLDQTIVSTALPTIVSDLGGLEHLSWVVTAYMLAATAATPLWGKLGDQYGRKKLFQLAIIIFLVGSALCGLSQNMGQLIGFRALQGLGGGGLMVLSMAIVGDIVSPRERGKYQGLFGAVFGATSVLGPLLGGLFTEHLSWRWVFYVNLPIGVVALLVIAAALHIPVRSTKHRIDYLGTFLVASVATCLVLVASLGGTTWAWSSPQIIGLAALGVVLAVAFVFVEFRAQEPVLPMHLFRVRTFTLSAIISFVIGFAMFGAMTYLPTFLQVVQGVTPTMSGVHMLPMVFGILLSTTVSGQVVSRTGRWKMFPVAGTAITLIGLLLLHNMDEHTATGIMSLYFFVFGAGLGLVMQVLVLIVQNAVPYEDLGVATSGATFFRSIGASFGVAIFGTIFANQLGSRLADALTGRQLPPGVTPDSLGADPRGIASLPPDVRAPVIHAYSTSITDVFLYAVPVTLLAFALALLLHEDPLRGSVTAPDVTETLASNPVERSSYDEAARALSTLGSREGRREVYEKITAKAGYDLLPAASWLVLRTHRNGWAEPGVLAEYTAIPLPVILDAARQVEERRLAVREGPDLILTDEGRVVAERLAQAREESLAELLGDWWGPDRPRDLVRLVADLNMEMCGSDGERPHAGAGATPATS, translated from the coding sequence ATGAGCAGCCAGGACGTCGACACCGTGGGGCCGGGAGACAGTGGTCGCGGAGCTCCCGCCGCACCCAAGGAGAACGCCAAGTCGGGCGGCGTCCTCGTGTCGATCGGCGCGCTGCTGCTCGGCATGCTGCTGGCCTCGCTCGACCAGACGATCGTCTCGACGGCCCTGCCGACCATCGTCAGCGATCTGGGCGGCCTGGAGCACCTGTCCTGGGTCGTCACCGCGTACATGCTCGCCGCGACGGCGGCGACCCCGCTGTGGGGAAAACTCGGTGACCAGTACGGGCGCAAGAAGCTCTTCCAACTGGCCATCATCATCTTCCTGGTGGGGTCCGCGCTGTGCGGACTGTCGCAGAACATGGGGCAGTTGATCGGCTTCCGTGCGTTGCAGGGACTCGGCGGCGGCGGCCTGATGGTGCTGTCCATGGCGATCGTCGGCGACATCGTCTCGCCGCGTGAACGCGGCAAGTACCAGGGGCTGTTCGGTGCCGTCTTCGGTGCGACGAGTGTGCTCGGGCCACTGCTCGGCGGACTGTTCACGGAGCATCTGAGCTGGCGCTGGGTCTTCTACGTCAATCTGCCGATCGGCGTCGTCGCGCTCCTCGTGATCGCCGCGGCCCTGCACATCCCGGTCCGCTCCACCAAGCACCGTATCGACTACCTAGGCACGTTCCTCGTCGCCTCCGTCGCCACCTGCCTCGTCCTGGTCGCCTCGCTCGGCGGCACCACGTGGGCCTGGAGCTCGCCGCAGATCATCGGTCTCGCGGCGCTCGGCGTCGTACTCGCCGTGGCCTTCGTCTTCGTGGAGTTCCGGGCGCAGGAGCCGGTCCTTCCGATGCATCTGTTCCGGGTCAGGACCTTCACCCTCTCCGCGATCATCAGCTTCGTCATCGGCTTCGCGATGTTCGGCGCGATGACGTACCTGCCGACGTTCCTCCAGGTCGTGCAGGGTGTCACGCCGACCATGTCGGGTGTGCACATGCTCCCGATGGTCTTCGGCATCCTGCTGTCGACCACCGTGTCCGGGCAGGTCGTCAGCCGCACCGGGCGCTGGAAGATGTTCCCGGTCGCCGGCACGGCCATCACCCTGATCGGGCTGCTGCTCCTGCACAACATGGACGAGCACACGGCCACCGGCATCATGAGCCTGTACTTCTTCGTCTTCGGCGCGGGCCTCGGCCTCGTCATGCAGGTCCTGGTCCTGATCGTGCAGAACGCCGTCCCGTACGAGGATCTGGGCGTGGCCACATCGGGCGCCACGTTCTTCCGCTCCATCGGCGCCTCGTTCGGTGTGGCGATCTTCGGCACGATCTTCGCGAACCAGCTCGGCAGCAGGCTCGCCGACGCCCTCACCGGACGGCAGCTGCCGCCGGGCGTCACCCCGGACTCGCTCGGCGCCGACCCGCGCGGCATCGCCTCCCTCCCGCCGGACGTGCGGGCGCCGGTCATCCACGCCTACTCCACGTCCATCACCGACGTCTTCCTGTACGCGGTGCCGGTCACGCTGCTCGCCTTCGCGCTCGCGCTGCTGCTGCACGAGGACCCGCTGCGCGGCTCGGTCACCGCGCCCGATGTCACCGAGACGCTCGCCAGCAACCCCGTCGAACGCTCCTCGTACGACGAGGCGGCGCGCGCCCTGTCCACGCTCGGCAGCCGCGAGGGGCGCCGCGAGGTGTACGAGAAGATCACCGCCAAGGCCGGCTACGACCTGCTGCCCGCGGCGAGCTGGCTGGTTCTGCGCACCCATCGCAACGGGTGGGCCGAGCCGGGCGTGCTCGCCGAGTACACGGCGATCCCGCTGCCGGTGATCCTCGACGCGGCCCGTCAGGTCGAGGAGCGTCGCCTCGCCGTGCGCGAGGGCCCCGACCTGATTCTCACCGACGAGGGCCGCGTGGTCGCCGAACGCCTCGCGCAGGCCCGCGAGGAGTCCCTCGCCGAGCTGCTCGGCGACTGGTGGGGCCCGGACCGCCCCCGTGACCTCGTCCGGCTGGTGGCCGACCTCAACATGGAGATGTGCGGCTCGGACGGGGAGCGGCCGCATGCGGGCGCGGGGGCGACGCCAGCGACTTCCTGA
- a CDS encoding cytochrome P450 has product MPCPALPDGFDFTDPDLLQHRVPHPEFAQLRQTEPVRWIQQETGISGFDDSGYWAVTRHADVKYVSTHPEIYSSNINTAVIRFNSSIERDQIEVQKMIMLNMDPPEHTRVRQIVQRGFTPRAIRSLEEKLRSRAGDIVAKAVQQAGPDGSFDFVTNVAVELPLQAIAELIGIEQKDRSKVFDWSNKMVAYDDPEYAITEEIGAEAAMEIVGYAMNLAADRKKCPAKDIVSQLVAAEDEGNLSSDEFGFFVILLAVAGNETTRNAITHGMHAFLTHPDQWELYKRERPSTTAEEIVRWATPVVSFQRTATQDTELGGQKIKAGDRVGIFYSSANHDPEVFENPDTFDITRDPNPHLGFGGGGPHFCLGKSLAILEIDLIFNALADAAPDLRLAGDPRRLRAAWLNGVKELQVGI; this is encoded by the coding sequence ATGCCGTGCCCCGCGCTGCCCGACGGGTTCGACTTCACCGACCCCGATCTCCTCCAACACCGCGTGCCCCACCCGGAGTTCGCCCAACTCCGGCAGACCGAACCGGTCCGCTGGATCCAGCAGGAGACCGGCATCTCCGGCTTCGACGACTCCGGCTACTGGGCCGTGACCCGACACGCGGACGTCAAATACGTCTCCACTCACCCGGAGATCTACTCGTCCAACATCAACACCGCCGTGATCCGCTTCAACTCCTCGATCGAGCGCGACCAGATCGAAGTACAGAAGATGATCATGCTGAACATGGACCCGCCCGAGCACACCCGGGTGCGCCAGATAGTGCAGCGCGGATTCACTCCGCGCGCCATCCGGTCCCTGGAGGAGAAGCTCCGGAGCCGCGCCGGCGACATCGTCGCCAAGGCGGTCCAACAGGCGGGACCCGACGGCTCGTTCGACTTCGTCACGAATGTCGCCGTCGAGCTGCCGTTGCAGGCCATCGCCGAGCTCATCGGCATCGAGCAGAAGGACCGCTCCAAGGTCTTCGACTGGTCCAACAAGATGGTCGCGTACGACGACCCGGAGTACGCGATCACCGAGGAGATCGGCGCCGAGGCCGCCATGGAGATCGTCGGCTACGCGATGAACCTCGCGGCCGACCGGAAGAAGTGCCCGGCCAAGGACATCGTGAGCCAGCTGGTCGCGGCCGAGGACGAAGGCAACCTGTCCTCCGACGAGTTCGGCTTCTTCGTGATCCTGCTCGCCGTCGCCGGCAACGAGACGACCCGCAACGCCATCACCCACGGCATGCACGCCTTCCTCACCCACCCCGACCAGTGGGAGCTCTACAAGCGGGAGCGCCCGAGCACCACGGCCGAGGAGATCGTGCGCTGGGCGACCCCGGTCGTCTCCTTCCAGCGGACCGCCACGCAGGACACCGAACTCGGCGGACAGAAGATCAAGGCGGGCGACCGGGTCGGCATCTTCTACTCCTCCGCCAATCACGACCCGGAGGTCTTCGAGAACCCGGACACCTTCGACATCACCCGCGACCCCAATCCACACCTCGGCTTCGGCGGCGGCGGACCGCACTTCTGCCTCGGCAAGTCCCTGGCGATCCTGGAGATCGACCTGATCTTCAACGCGCTGGCGGACGCGGCGCCTGATCTGCGTCTCGCGGGCGACCCCCGACGACTGCGCGCGGCGTGGCTGAACGGAGTGAAGGAACTTCAGGTGGGCATTTAA
- a CDS encoding antibiotic biosynthesis monooxygenase family protein, which translates to MSIVKINVLTVPAEQRETLEKRFASRAGAVENSDGFEWFELLRPIEGTDDYLVYTRWRDEESFQAWMEGPMKSAHQGGGDRPKPASSSAAVWSFEVVQQASPKSA; encoded by the coding sequence ATGAGCATCGTCAAGATCAATGTGCTGACCGTTCCCGCCGAGCAGCGGGAAACCCTGGAGAAGCGCTTCGCATCGCGCGCCGGCGCCGTCGAGAACTCCGACGGCTTCGAATGGTTCGAGCTGCTCCGTCCCATCGAGGGCACGGACGACTACCTGGTGTACACGCGGTGGCGTGACGAGGAGTCGTTCCAGGCCTGGATGGAGGGCCCGATGAAGTCGGCCCACCAGGGCGGCGGCGACCGCCCGAAGCCGGCGTCGAGCAGCGCCGCGGTGTGGTCCTTCGAGGTCGTCCAGCAGGCGTCCCCCAAGTCGGCGTAA
- a CDS encoding steroid 3-ketoacyl-CoA thiolase codes for MAAEPVIVEAVRTPIGKRGGALANLHPAYLLGETYRELLGRTGIQPDCVEQIVGGTVTHAGEQSMNPARTAWLTMGLPYETAATTVDCQCGSSQQASHMTANMIAAGVIDVGISCGVEAMSRVPLGSGSKHGPGKPFPDEWNVDLPNQFEAAERIARRRELTRENVDSLGLISQERAATAWAEERFKRETFAVQVPTTEEEQASGHGMWRLVDRDEGLRDTSMEGLAKLKPVMPTAVHTAGNSSQISDGASAIMWASKRMARALKLKPRARIVAQALVGADPHYHLDGPVDATRAVLGKAGMSLKDIDIVEINEAFASVVLSWAQVFEQDLEKVNVNGGAIALGHPVGATGARLITSALHELERRDKEFALITMCAGGALSTGTIIQRL; via the coding sequence ATGGCAGCCGAGCCCGTCATCGTCGAAGCCGTACGCACCCCGATCGGCAAGCGCGGCGGCGCGCTGGCCAATCTGCATCCCGCCTATCTACTGGGCGAGACCTATCGCGAGCTCCTCGGCCGCACCGGTATCCAGCCGGACTGCGTCGAGCAGATCGTCGGCGGCACGGTCACGCACGCGGGCGAGCAGTCCATGAACCCGGCGCGCACGGCCTGGCTCACGATGGGCCTGCCGTACGAGACGGCCGCGACGACGGTCGACTGTCAGTGCGGTTCGTCCCAGCAGGCCTCGCACATGACCGCGAACATGATCGCGGCGGGCGTCATCGACGTGGGCATCTCGTGCGGTGTCGAGGCGATGTCGCGGGTGCCGCTGGGGTCAGGGTCCAAGCACGGGCCCGGAAAGCCGTTCCCCGACGAGTGGAACGTGGACCTGCCCAACCAGTTCGAGGCTGCCGAACGCATCGCGCGCAGGCGGGAGTTGACGCGGGAGAACGTGGACTCGCTCGGGCTCATATCCCAGGAGCGGGCCGCCACCGCCTGGGCCGAGGAGCGCTTCAAACGCGAGACGTTCGCGGTGCAGGTGCCCACCACGGAGGAGGAGCAGGCCTCGGGGCACGGCATGTGGCGGCTCGTCGACCGCGACGAAGGTCTGCGTGACACGAGCATGGAGGGCCTCGCGAAGCTCAAGCCGGTGATGCCGACGGCCGTGCACACGGCGGGCAACTCCTCGCAGATCTCCGACGGGGCCTCCGCCATCATGTGGGCGTCGAAGCGGATGGCGCGGGCGCTCAAGCTGAAGCCGCGGGCGCGGATCGTCGCGCAGGCGTTGGTCGGCGCGGACCCGCACTACCACCTGGACGGGCCGGTCGACGCGACGCGGGCGGTGCTCGGCAAGGCGGGGATGTCCCTGAAGGACATCGACATCGTCGAGATCAACGAGGCGTTCGCTTCGGTGGTGTTGAGCTGGGCGCAGGTCTTCGAGCAGGACCTGGAGAAGGTGAACGTGAACGGCGGCGCGATCGCCCTCGGACACCCGGTGGGGGCGACGGGGGCGCGGCTGATCACGTCGGCGTTGCACGAACTGGAGCGGCGGGACAAGGAGTTCGCGCTCATCACGATGTGTGCGGGTGGGGCGTTGTCGACCGGCACGATCATCCAGCGGCTGTGA
- a CDS encoding O-methyltransferase: MTTHPHSGPPESAAAVDAYLGDLLAPADEALAAALADSEAAGLPGINVSATNGKLLNLIARIQGARRILEIGTLGGYSTIWLARALPADGALVTLEYSARHAEVARANIARAGLDKVVEVRVGAALDSLPGLASEGPDFDLVFIDADKVNNPRYLEWALRMTHPGSVIVVDNVVRGGRVTNADSTEGDVVGTRAALQLLADHPRLDATAIQTVGSKGHDGFALAYVSS, translated from the coding sequence ATGACGACTCACCCACACTCCGGTCCGCCCGAGTCCGCGGCCGCCGTCGACGCCTACCTCGGCGACCTGCTCGCCCCCGCCGACGAGGCCCTGGCCGCGGCCCTCGCCGACAGCGAGGCGGCGGGCCTGCCCGGCATCAACGTCTCGGCCACCAACGGGAAACTGCTGAACCTGATCGCCCGCATCCAGGGCGCCCGCCGGATCCTGGAGATCGGCACGCTCGGCGGCTACAGCACCATCTGGCTGGCCCGCGCGCTCCCCGCCGACGGAGCGCTGGTCACCCTCGAGTACAGCGCCCGGCACGCAGAGGTCGCCCGCGCCAACATCGCCCGCGCGGGCCTGGACAAGGTCGTCGAGGTCCGGGTGGGCGCGGCGCTCGACTCACTGCCCGGCCTCGCCTCCGAGGGCCCCGACTTCGACCTGGTCTTCATCGACGCGGACAAGGTCAACAACCCGCGCTACCTGGAGTGGGCGCTGCGTATGACGCACCCGGGCAGCGTGATCGTCGTCGACAACGTGGTGCGCGGCGGCCGCGTGACGAACGCCGACTCCACGGAGGGCGACGTCGTCGGCACCCGCGCCGCGCTCCAACTCCTCGCGGACCACCCGAGGTTGGACGCGACGGCGATCCAGACGGTGGGCTCGAAGGGGCACGACGGCTTCGCGCTGGCCTACGTGAGTTCGTGA
- a CDS encoding bifunctional glycosyltransferase 87/phosphatase PAP2 family protein, translating to MANAEHGGAAPGSTVPVTGRLGVLRAGLWVIAAVLGARQLVAVLSAPPGERLTDLETWIGPDGVLHVSGSLYDGPDRFTGPPFAGLVLKPLARAAEQALGWGWTFGSLALVVALGVVAARALPPPVSRRTALFAAPVAISLLMLSLPVRNAFTLGQTSILPVLLVLLGCFAVRGQTASGVLIGVAAALQPTVLLFAPLLWFTGRRRAAAATGAAFAAGTGIAWLAMPQDSWTYWVHHVAGTGLAADPAATANQSLHGMLLRLGLAGPLEIALFLALGAAVAVLGLRRSIAYARDGQLLLAVAVTGCVAVAVSPTTWQHQLLWVLLAVVGRVGAKTADRAVWPVAVVLVMTLPASAVLPQLPVLAPLRDNLVLVAVLAAACAVPFLRRTDPAFGAARPTVYTEPVPARWAWVPLLPVWRRALARPNLLLELLLIRVGYSAYQQVRIVAAGGRPRAEEHGAQVHAVERFLGIDIEHWANHAVVSVGWLRNFFDFYYTSFHFVVPLTVLAVLYVRRPADYRWARTSLGFATVLALVGFWLYPLAPPRLMPTLGFIDTVHGVQDFSQPDYGTLTAVTNQYAAMPSLHFGWSLWCGLVIVALAPKWWMKALGLVHPLFTVSAIVATGNHWVLDAVGGAVVVGAGFGLTYLLSGPRAFVAAPRLRSRGSAPNPAAQSPQGL from the coding sequence GTGGCGAACGCGGAGCATGGAGGGGCGGCGCCGGGATCCACGGTTCCGGTGACGGGGCGGCTCGGCGTGCTGCGCGCCGGCCTGTGGGTGATCGCGGCCGTACTGGGCGCGCGTCAACTTGTTGCGGTGCTGAGCGCTCCTCCGGGTGAGCGCCTCACCGATCTGGAGACCTGGATCGGACCCGATGGGGTGCTGCATGTCAGCGGCTCGCTGTACGACGGGCCCGACCGGTTCACCGGCCCGCCGTTCGCGGGGCTCGTCCTCAAGCCGCTCGCGCGCGCGGCGGAGCAAGCGCTGGGCTGGGGCTGGACGTTCGGCTCGCTTGCCCTGGTCGTCGCGCTCGGCGTGGTCGCCGCGCGCGCCCTGCCGCCGCCCGTGTCACGGCGTACGGCACTGTTCGCGGCGCCCGTCGCGATCAGCCTGCTCATGCTGTCGCTGCCGGTGCGCAACGCCTTCACGCTCGGCCAGACCAGCATCCTGCCGGTCCTGCTCGTGCTGCTCGGCTGCTTCGCGGTGCGCGGGCAGACGGCGTCCGGCGTCCTGATCGGCGTCGCCGCCGCGCTCCAGCCGACCGTGCTGCTGTTCGCGCCGCTGCTGTGGTTCACCGGGCGCAGGCGGGCCGCCGCCGCGACGGGCGCCGCCTTCGCCGCGGGCACCGGCATCGCCTGGCTCGCGATGCCGCAGGACTCGTGGACGTACTGGGTGCATCACGTGGCGGGCACCGGTCTCGCCGCCGATCCGGCCGCGACCGCCAACCAGTCACTGCACGGCATGCTGCTGCGCCTCGGCCTCGCCGGGCCGCTGGAGATCGCTCTCTTCCTGGCCCTCGGCGCCGCCGTGGCCGTGCTCGGCCTGCGCCGCTCCATCGCGTACGCGCGCGACGGGCAGCTGCTGCTCGCCGTCGCGGTCACCGGCTGTGTCGCGGTCGCCGTGTCCCCGACGACCTGGCAGCACCAGCTTCTGTGGGTGCTGCTCGCGGTGGTCGGCCGGGTGGGGGCCAAGACCGCCGACCGGGCGGTGTGGCCGGTCGCCGTCGTCCTGGTGATGACGCTGCCGGCCTCCGCGGTACTGCCGCAGCTGCCGGTGCTCGCGCCGCTGCGGGACAACCTCGTGCTGGTCGCGGTGCTCGCCGCGGCCTGCGCCGTCCCCTTCCTGCGGCGCACGGATCCGGCCTTCGGGGCCGCGCGGCCCACCGTCTATACGGAGCCGGTCCCCGCCCGCTGGGCGTGGGTGCCGCTGCTGCCGGTGTGGCGGCGCGCGCTGGCCCGTCCCAACCTGCTGCTCGAACTGCTCCTGATTCGCGTCGGATACTCCGCGTATCAGCAGGTCAGGATCGTCGCGGCGGGGGGCAGGCCGCGTGCCGAGGAGCACGGGGCGCAGGTGCACGCGGTGGAGCGGTTCCTGGGCATCGACATCGAGCACTGGGCGAACCATGCGGTGGTATCGGTCGGATGGCTGCGCAATTTCTTCGACTTTTACTACACGTCCTTTCACTTTGTGGTGCCGCTGACGGTCCTCGCGGTCCTCTACGTGCGCCGCCCCGCGGACTACCGCTGGGCGCGCACCTCCCTCGGTTTCGCGACGGTCCTGGCCCTCGTCGGCTTCTGGCTGTACCCGCTCGCGCCGCCGCGCCTGATGCCCACGCTGGGCTTCATCGACACGGTCCACGGCGTGCAGGACTTCTCCCAGCCGGACTACGGGACGCTCACCGCGGTCACCAACCAGTACGCGGCGATGCCCTCGCTGCACTTCGGCTGGTCCCTGTGGTGCGGCCTCGTCATCGTGGCCCTCGCCCCGAAGTGGTGGATGAAGGCGCTCGGCCTCGTCCACCCCTTGTTCACGGTGTCCGCGATCGTGGCGACGGGGAACCATTGGGTGCTTGATGCGGTGGGCGGGGCGGTGGTGGTGGGGGCCGGGTTCGGGCTTACGTACTTGTTGTCGGGGCCACGGGCGTTTGTGGCGGCGCCGAGGTTGAGGTCTCGGGGCTCCGCCCCGAACCCCGCTGCTCAATCGCCGCAGGGGCTTTAA
- a CDS encoding peptidoglycan-binding protein codes for MSEERRTCPECGAGAGPDGAPSCACEPEAFAPLRVRPYVSLSEPSQPTPPRAADPYAYPPPPPHAAGDDADDPAPDEPARHGRMLLLSAVTAVLSVATLVTVLITSPGDDGASASDNTAATATAMTLTPSRSAPPTTRSASPSATDPTSAPPSPSHSRTITPSPTPTSKKPESDSKKRSKSPSPSTSRTTSSSRPSDTTTLRKGDSGREVAELQWRLKQLNIYVGEITADFDSPTETALSTYQLSRGIKTDEQGEYGPATRTALERETGGERGPEHG; via the coding sequence GTGAGCGAAGAACGTCGTACGTGTCCGGAGTGCGGGGCCGGGGCAGGTCCCGACGGCGCACCGTCCTGCGCCTGCGAGCCGGAAGCCTTCGCTCCGCTCCGCGTCCGCCCCTATGTCTCGCTCTCGGAGCCCTCGCAGCCGACGCCGCCGCGGGCCGCCGACCCGTACGCGTATCCGCCGCCGCCCCCGCACGCCGCGGGCGATGACGCCGACGACCCTGCACCGGACGAGCCGGCCCGGCACGGCCGGATGCTGCTGCTCTCCGCGGTCACGGCCGTGCTGAGCGTGGCGACCCTGGTCACGGTGCTGATCACATCGCCGGGCGACGACGGCGCCTCGGCCTCGGACAACACGGCCGCGACGGCGACAGCGATGACACTCACCCCGTCCCGCTCGGCGCCTCCCACCACGCGCTCCGCGTCCCCGTCGGCGACGGACCCCACGTCCGCCCCGCCCTCCCCCTCACACTCCCGGACGATCACGCCGTCCCCCACTCCGACCAGCAAGAAGCCCGAGTCGGACTCGAAGAAGCGCAGCAAGAGCCCGTCCCCCTCGACCTCCCGCACGACGTCGTCGTCGAGGCCGTCGGACACGACGACACTGCGCAAGGGCGACAGTGGCCGCGAGGTCGCCGAACTCCAGTGGCGCCTCAAGCAGTTGAACATCTACGTAGGCGAAATCACCGCCGACTTCGACAGCCCCACAGAAACCGCCCTCAGCACCTACCAACTCTCCCGCGGCATCAAGACCGACGAGCAAGGCGAATACGGCCCAGCAACACGCACGGCCCTAGAGAGGGAGACCGGCGGAGAACGGGGGCCTGAGCACGGGTAA